A section of the Polynucleobacter sp. AP-Jannik-300A-C4 genome encodes:
- a CDS encoding tripartite tricarboxylate transporter substrate binding protein: MKSKLLLAARKFFTATTSVTFIVSTPVLAQSYPNKPITIVVPYNAGGDADQSARNLATVAQNSLKQSIIVMNKGGASGAIGSQFVKDAAPDGYTLLLARVGSQAVLPAMKNDLGYKWNDFTFIGLLELNPVVCVVHPDSPYKTFDELTKAIVSQPGKLNYSSSGPGTILNFGPQLMLQTLKLKPDAAINISYKGGSEAVLAVLSREVDFSCGNLTSALTQINAGKLRALVVTTPERVKEIPNVPTAKEAGMSSLETIIGWSALYGPPKMASDIVAKWTEVLALAEKDAGWQAGNVRYGGIPRILSPADTEKFAASQYASYSRLSNQLGIK; encoded by the coding sequence ATGAAATCCAAACTTTTATTAGCAGCACGCAAATTTTTTACCGCAACGACATCCGTTACTTTTATCGTTTCAACCCCAGTACTTGCTCAAAGTTACCCCAATAAACCCATAACAATTGTCGTGCCCTACAACGCCGGCGGGGATGCAGACCAGTCCGCAAGAAATTTGGCAACCGTGGCACAAAATTCTTTAAAGCAATCCATCATTGTGATGAATAAGGGTGGAGCTAGTGGCGCCATCGGGTCGCAATTTGTAAAAGATGCAGCGCCGGATGGCTACACACTTTTACTGGCTCGCGTTGGCTCACAAGCAGTTCTTCCTGCCATGAAAAATGACTTGGGCTACAAGTGGAATGACTTTACCTTCATTGGTCTACTTGAGTTAAACCCCGTTGTCTGCGTAGTGCACCCTGACTCGCCCTATAAAACATTTGATGAGCTGACAAAGGCAATCGTAAGTCAACCTGGAAAACTAAATTACAGCTCCTCAGGCCCTGGAACCATCCTGAATTTTGGCCCACAACTCATGCTACAAACACTGAAGTTAAAACCAGATGCTGCAATTAATATTAGCTATAAAGGTGGATCAGAAGCCGTGCTAGCTGTTTTAAGTCGTGAAGTGGATTTCAGCTGCGGCAATCTAACATCAGCTCTAACTCAAATTAATGCCGGCAAATTACGAGCTCTTGTTGTGACCACCCCTGAGCGAGTTAAAGAAATTCCCAATGTCCCTACCGCAAAAGAAGCAGGCATGTCTTCGCTTGAGACGATCATCGGATGGAGTGCACTGTATGGCCCACCAAAAATGGCTTCTGACATTGTTGCCAAATGGACCGAGGTATTAGCTCTTGCAGAAAAGGATGCGGGCTGGCAAGCGGGTAATGTCCGCTATGGCGGCATCCCACGCATTCTTTCACCAGCAGATACAGAGAAATTTGCAGCCTCACAGTACGCCTCATACTCGCGCCTAAGCAATCAATTAGGCATTAAATAA
- a CDS encoding Ldh family oxidoreductase — MNLTFSQMHDLAEAGLRASGIGSKAANETAQFLALAELDGLSSHGLARVAQYAAHAKNGRIELDPKMKVRPFKTAAALVDACDGLAFPALRFATDLSVNLASKNGLGLVAVNNSHHFGVAGHYVEAAARAGYISLLFGNTPAAMPMVGGTRAIFGTNPLAAAFPIESVDPLVIDMSLSAVARGKLLIAAKNGQSIPEGWALTAQGKPTTDPQEGLKGLMVPLGGDKGALLALIVELLVVGLSGSRFSYEADSFFDPQGNRPRIGQLILTIDPGLAGPTVFASRIQDFLKVLSADDGTRLPGQRRFQQRATGFSDGVTVSDVVVEEIQTGIRQLWTK; from the coding sequence ATGAATCTCACTTTTTCGCAAATGCATGATTTAGCCGAGGCTGGTCTCAGAGCCTCTGGAATAGGCAGTAAGGCTGCCAATGAAACTGCACAGTTTCTAGCCCTAGCAGAATTAGATGGGCTTTCTTCCCATGGCTTGGCTAGGGTTGCGCAATATGCTGCACATGCAAAAAATGGCCGTATTGAGCTAGACCCCAAAATGAAGGTGCGACCTTTCAAGACTGCCGCGGCTTTGGTGGATGCTTGTGATGGGCTAGCATTTCCAGCACTTCGTTTTGCGACTGACCTTTCTGTCAATTTGGCATCCAAAAATGGGCTTGGTCTGGTGGCGGTAAATAATAGTCATCATTTTGGAGTTGCTGGCCACTACGTTGAGGCCGCCGCCCGTGCCGGCTACATTTCCTTGTTATTTGGCAATACCCCCGCCGCGATGCCAATGGTTGGTGGTACTCGGGCTATTTTTGGTACCAACCCTCTCGCTGCCGCATTTCCGATTGAAAGTGTCGATCCCTTGGTGATTGATATGTCTCTTTCTGCTGTTGCGCGTGGCAAATTATTGATTGCAGCTAAAAATGGCCAATCTATTCCTGAGGGTTGGGCTCTAACTGCTCAGGGTAAGCCCACAACTGATCCTCAGGAGGGTCTCAAGGGATTAATGGTTCCTTTAGGTGGCGATAAAGGTGCATTGCTGGCTCTGATTGTTGAGTTGTTGGTAGTAGGACTTTCAGGCAGTAGATTTTCCTATGAGGCAGATTCCTTTTTTGATCCCCAAGGTAATCGCCCCCGAATTGGTCAGTTGATATTGACTATTGACCCGGGCTTGGCAGGCCCCACTGTTTTTGCTAGCCGTATTCAAGACTTCCTTAAGGTATTAAGCGCCGATGATGGAACTCGTCTACCTGGCCAGCGGCGTTTTCAGCAGCGAGCCACAGGCTTCAGTGACGGCGTAACAGTTTCAGATGTAGTTGTGGAAGAAATTCAAACTGGCATTCGCCAGTTATGGACTAAGTAG
- a CDS encoding ferredoxin--NADP reductase, with protein sequence MAAYNTETVLTVHHWNDTLFSFTTTRNKGLRFRSGHFLMIGLEVEGKPLVRAYSVASPNYEEHLEFLSIKVQDGPLTSRLQKIQVGDPILVSEKSVGTLVIDDLNPGKHLYLFSTGTGLAPFMSIIRDPDTYDKFEKVVLIHGVRLVSELAYGDYIKNELTQDEYIGEIIREKLIYYPTVTREAFKHTGRLTTAIESGQLFKDIGLPPLDPAVDRAMICGSPSMLKETAEMLDSKGFKVSPSLGQLGDYVFERAFVEK encoded by the coding sequence ATGGCAGCCTACAATACTGAAACCGTTCTTACCGTTCATCACTGGAACGACACCCTCTTTAGCTTCACCACCACCAGAAATAAGGGCTTACGCTTTCGTAGTGGCCATTTTCTAATGATTGGTTTAGAGGTTGAAGGCAAGCCATTAGTACGCGCCTATAGTGTGGCGAGCCCAAATTACGAAGAGCATTTGGAGTTCTTAAGCATTAAGGTTCAAGATGGCCCCCTCACCTCACGCCTTCAGAAGATTCAAGTAGGCGACCCGATTTTGGTGAGCGAGAAATCCGTTGGCACCTTGGTGATTGATGATTTAAATCCAGGCAAGCATCTTTACCTTTTTAGCACCGGCACAGGACTAGCGCCCTTCATGAGTATCATTCGCGACCCCGATACCTACGATAAGTTTGAAAAGGTAGTATTGATACATGGTGTTCGTTTAGTGAGCGAACTGGCTTATGGCGATTACATCAAGAATGAACTCACTCAAGATGAGTACATTGGTGAAATTATTCGAGAAAAACTCATTTACTATCCAACCGTGACTCGCGAAGCTTTCAAGCACACTGGCCGTTTAACGACCGCTATTGAATCCGGCCAACTTTTTAAAGATATTGGCTTGCCCCCACTAGATCCAGCAGTAGATCGCGCGATGATCTGTGGCAGCCCCTCAATGCTGAAGGAAACTGCTGAAATGCTCGATTCAAAAGGCTTTAAAGTCTCGCCCAGCCTTGGTCAATTAGGTGACTATGTATTTGAACGGGCTTTTGTAGAAAAGTAA
- a CDS encoding sirohydrochlorin chelatase — protein MKALILFGHGARDVRWREPFDRLKEKWVAQHSNIVVELAFLEMMAPSLEEAIGSLVSQGAKQITVLPVFFGQGGHLRNDFPVLLAACRKKFPEITLSATPAVGEDDAVLQSIIEYAARTI, from the coding sequence ATGAAAGCCCTCATTTTATTTGGCCACGGCGCCCGTGATGTTCGCTGGCGCGAACCATTTGACCGATTAAAGGAAAAATGGGTAGCGCAGCATTCCAATATAGTTGTTGAGCTCGCTTTTTTGGAGATGATGGCGCCGAGCCTCGAGGAAGCTATAGGCTCTTTAGTATCTCAGGGGGCCAAACAGATTACGGTTCTGCCCGTATTTTTTGGGCAAGGCGGCCACTTACGTAATGACTTTCCCGTCCTACTCGCCGCTTGTCGTAAAAAATTTCCTGAAATTACTTTAAGCGCTACGCCGGCAGTTGGTGAGGACGATGCTGTTTTGCAGTCCATCATTGAGTACGCTGCAAGAACCATCTAA
- a CDS encoding GntR family transcriptional regulator: protein MRNLTAYQEVKQKITEDLVRGRYPMGQALPAEKDLSKELDVSIGTLRKAVDELVAEGIVVRRQGRGTYVVEHDLKRLLYYFFHVVKHDVEKKVYPKVELVSLNTATANKEEASKLQIKEGSPVWRITNRLSLEGQCVMIDQITLDKKRFKDLTRADFIDRKGSIYQMYQMEYGQTVVRSSERLRAGLAGKQHGEWLGLNPDFPVLIIRRVALGIQDEPLEWRVSTLNTAHHEYFSELVA from the coding sequence ATGAGAAACCTGACCGCTTATCAAGAAGTCAAGCAAAAGATCACCGAGGATCTGGTCAGGGGTCGATATCCTATGGGGCAGGCATTGCCTGCTGAAAAGGATTTATCAAAAGAATTAGATGTATCCATAGGAACCCTGCGCAAAGCGGTGGACGAGTTAGTTGCGGAAGGTATCGTAGTTCGTCGCCAAGGCAGGGGCACCTATGTTGTTGAGCATGATCTCAAAAGACTGTTGTATTACTTTTTCCATGTCGTTAAACACGATGTTGAAAAAAAGGTTTATCCCAAGGTTGAGTTAGTCTCTTTAAATACTGCTACCGCTAACAAAGAAGAGGCCAGTAAATTACAAATTAAAGAGGGCTCACCCGTTTGGAGAATTACCAATCGCCTTTCATTGGAAGGGCAATGCGTCATGATCGATCAGATCACGCTGGATAAAAAGCGGTTTAAAGATTTAACCCGTGCGGACTTTATTGATCGCAAGGGCAGTATTTATCAAATGTATCAGATGGAATACGGTCAGACTGTGGTTCGTAGTAGTGAACGTCTACGTGCGGGACTTGCAGGCAAGCAGCATGGAGAATGGCTTGGATTAAATCCAGACTTCCCAGTGTTAATTATTCGAAGGGTAGCGCTTGGTATTCAGGATGAGCCCTTGGAGTGGCGTGTATCGACTTTAAACACTGCTCATCACGAGTACTTCAGTGAGCTAGTAGCTTAG
- a CDS encoding tripartite tricarboxylate transporter substrate binding protein has protein sequence MFKIEKYKFSRRLVLLAGALTLALPQLATAQSWPTKPIKLIIPFNAGGTTDILGRLLAQQLTKDLGQNVVVENKGGAGGNIAAEFVAQSPADGYTIMLASGSMLTVNPNLYKRLPVNYSKDFVNITNVASGPMMLSVSNKIPVKNLNEFITYAKTKDLNFGSAGIGSQVHMAGENLTYAANIPATHVPYKGESAAINDLVAGQIDFMVGNLTAATGFAKNGQIKPIAVTSSKRVKQLPDVPTVAESGIPGFESTGWFGLVAPASTPKAITDKIYAATVKAVNSEAMKKSLDMNGLTPIVNTQDEFNAQIKAESANWEKVIKGRNISTQ, from the coding sequence ATGTTTAAGATTGAAAAATATAAGTTCAGTAGACGTTTAGTTTTACTAGCCGGCGCACTCACCCTTGCGCTACCACAGCTAGCAACAGCACAATCTTGGCCCACCAAGCCAATTAAATTAATCATTCCCTTTAATGCCGGAGGAACTACAGACATTCTTGGAAGACTCTTAGCGCAGCAATTAACTAAGGATCTAGGGCAAAACGTTGTTGTTGAAAATAAAGGCGGGGCCGGCGGAAACATCGCAGCTGAATTTGTGGCGCAGTCACCTGCTGACGGCTACACCATCATGCTTGCTTCCGGAAGTATGTTGACCGTAAATCCTAATCTCTATAAAAGATTGCCTGTTAACTACAGTAAAGATTTTGTAAACATCACTAATGTAGCTAGCGGCCCAATGATGCTTTCAGTAAGTAATAAAATTCCGGTCAAGAATTTAAATGAGTTCATTACCTACGCCAAAACAAAGGATCTCAATTTTGGATCTGCAGGTATTGGCAGCCAAGTCCACATGGCTGGTGAAAATCTGACCTATGCTGCAAACATCCCAGCGACCCACGTACCATATAAAGGTGAGTCAGCCGCCATTAATGATTTAGTAGCAGGTCAAATTGACTTTATGGTTGGCAACCTCACTGCCGCTACTGGCTTCGCAAAAAATGGTCAGATTAAGCCTATCGCAGTAACTAGCTCTAAGCGTGTTAAACAGTTACCTGATGTTCCTACTGTCGCAGAAAGTGGTATCCCTGGATTTGAGAGCACTGGTTGGTTCGGTTTAGTAGCTCCTGCTAGCACTCCTAAGGCTATTACCGATAAGATCTACGCTGCTACAGTAAAAGCCGTTAACTCTGAAGCTATGAAAAAGAGTTTGGATATGAATGGCCTCACTCCTATTGTTAACACTCAAGATGAATTTAATGCCCAAATCAAAGCTGAGTCAGCTAACTGGGAAAAAGTGATTAAGGGTCGCAACATTAGTACCCAGTAG
- a CDS encoding nitrite/sulfite reductase — protein MYKYDHIDQTLVDQRVTQFRDQVERRLNGTLAEEEFRPLRLQNGLYHQRHAYMLRVAIPYGLLSAKQLRTLAFIADKYDRGYGHFTTRQNIQFNWVELEQTPDILAELAKVEMHAIQTSGNCIRNITSDAFAGVAADEYVDPRPICELLRQWSTLHPEFAHLPRKFKFAINGAKEDRTVLLCHDVGIELQKNPSINHGELTANIYAGGGMGRTPILGSLIKQNVPWQVLPSYLTALLRVYNRFGRRDNIYKARIKILVKALGPEEFARQVEGEWAQLHNATKQGKDNFTQAEWERVAKHFTKPNYKILSVLSDEQLQSHAQSKLDANEKIAFTRWLERNVKPHQVPGYACVILSLKPHGTAAPGDATSAQMNAIADLADQYSFGELRVTHEQNLVLADVEQAELLNLWRAAKNYNLVLPNIGLLTDLIACPGGDFCSLANAKSLPIAKAIQERFDDLDYLHDLGDISLNISGCINSCGHHHVGNIGVLGVDKDGEEWYQITLGGDQGNDASIGKVIGPSFYANEIPDVMISIINTYVEQRSTDEPFIETYRRLGVIPFKEAAYKNNGKHSKGAAV, from the coding sequence ATGTACAAATATGACCATATTGACCAAACGCTAGTAGACCAGCGGGTTACCCAATTTCGAGACCAGGTTGAGCGTCGCCTTAATGGCACTCTCGCTGAAGAAGAATTCCGCCCACTTCGGCTTCAAAACGGGCTCTACCATCAGCGCCATGCTTATATGCTGCGCGTTGCCATTCCATATGGTTTGTTAAGTGCAAAGCAGTTACGAACCCTAGCGTTCATTGCGGATAAGTATGACCGTGGTTATGGCCATTTTACGACTCGTCAAAATATTCAATTTAACTGGGTGGAGTTAGAGCAGACTCCGGACATCTTGGCTGAGTTAGCCAAAGTAGAGATGCATGCGATTCAGACATCAGGTAACTGTATTCGCAACATTACGAGTGATGCCTTTGCCGGAGTCGCGGCCGATGAATACGTCGACCCCAGACCCATCTGTGAATTACTTCGTCAATGGTCAACACTTCATCCAGAGTTTGCGCACTTGCCACGTAAGTTCAAGTTTGCCATTAATGGTGCCAAAGAAGATCGCACTGTATTGCTTTGTCATGACGTTGGCATTGAGCTCCAGAAAAATCCCAGCATCAACCATGGTGAGTTGACAGCAAATATCTATGCTGGTGGTGGTATGGGCCGTACTCCGATCCTGGGTTCACTCATCAAGCAGAATGTTCCGTGGCAGGTTCTACCTAGTTACCTAACTGCACTCTTGCGCGTATATAACCGCTTTGGTCGACGTGACAATATCTACAAGGCTCGGATCAAGATTTTGGTCAAGGCTTTAGGCCCAGAAGAATTCGCACGGCAAGTGGAGGGTGAGTGGGCTCAACTTCATAATGCAACTAAGCAGGGTAAAGATAACTTTACACAAGCTGAGTGGGAGCGTGTCGCTAAGCACTTTACTAAGCCAAACTACAAAATACTTTCAGTATTAAGTGATGAGCAATTACAGTCTCATGCTCAATCCAAGTTAGATGCCAATGAGAAGATTGCATTTACTCGCTGGTTGGAGCGCAACGTCAAGCCACACCAAGTGCCTGGCTATGCCTGCGTTATTCTGTCGCTCAAGCCCCATGGTACTGCTGCCCCTGGCGATGCCACTAGCGCTCAGATGAATGCCATCGCTGACTTGGCCGACCAATATAGTTTTGGTGAACTGCGCGTAACACATGAACAAAACTTAGTTTTAGCTGATGTGGAGCAAGCAGAGTTGTTGAATCTTTGGCGAGCGGCAAAAAATTACAATCTTGTACTGCCTAACATTGGCTTACTCACAGATCTCATCGCCTGTCCCGGTGGTGACTTCTGCTCGCTCGCTAACGCTAAATCGCTCCCGATAGCTAAAGCTATACAAGAGCGATTTGATGACTTGGATTATTTGCATGACTTAGGTGATATTAGTTTGAATATTTCTGGCTGTATTAATTCCTGCGGCCACCATCATGTCGGCAACATTGGAGTTCTAGGTGTCGATAAGGATGGCGAAGAGTGGTATCAAATTACTTTAGGTGGAGATCAAGGTAATGATGCCTCTATCGGCAAGGTCATTGGACCTTCTTTCTACGCTAATGAAATTCCGGATGTGATGATCAGCATCATTAACACTTATGTAGAACAACGCTCAACTGACGAACCTTTTATTGAGACCTATCGCAGATTGGGTGTGATCCCATTTAAGGAAGCCGCCTATAAAAATAATGGCAAACACTCCAAGGGCGCAGCGGTCTAA
- a CDS encoding SAF domain-containing protein, with the protein MIHFVVHEPADGVGVVVVEGVKAGTDLIGWVMDGDLTLNIKSESDIPIGHKISLNDFKPGDTVMKYGVDIGKVVAPIKKGEHLHVQNVKTKRW; encoded by the coding sequence ATGATCCACTTTGTCGTGCATGAGCCAGCAGATGGCGTAGGTGTAGTAGTAGTTGAGGGTGTAAAAGCTGGAACGGATTTGATTGGTTGGGTGATGGATGGTGATCTCACCTTAAACATCAAGTCTGAAAGTGATATTCCTATTGGTCACAAAATTTCATTGAATGATTTCAAGCCAGGTGACACTGTAATGAAATACGGCGTTGATATTGGCAAGGTGGTAGCTCCAATTAAAAAAGGTGAGCACCTTCACGTTCAAAACGTTAAAACTAAGCGCTGGTAA
- a CDS encoding YeiH family protein — translation MLTTTRKNIPGLLVCLVIAMSTSFLSENYGGPQLLYALLIGLSLHFLYLNETVKPGIDFCAKTVLRLGVAFLGIRITFSDIGAIGLNTGLMVILAVAATVSLGFFLAKLLKLSPDFGLIAGGSVGICGASAALAVASVLPKSKENERFTLLVVVGVTVLSTIAMVVYPFALQLLNITSLPAGIFLGATIHDVAQVVAAGMLFGPEAGDVATVVKLFRVALLLPVVLFISIFFGAEKSSQRLGWGSLRLIPTFLLGFVALSVVASMQILPSSITHSIGGVSRWMLVIAIGAAGLKTNFQELAKLGCQPVVMLVVETIFIAAIGLIFITSTL, via the coding sequence ATGCTGACGACTACGCGGAAAAATATTCCAGGGCTTCTAGTTTGTCTTGTCATCGCTATGTCTACCAGCTTTCTTTCTGAGAATTATGGTGGGCCGCAATTGTTATATGCCTTATTGATCGGCTTATCACTTCATTTTTTATATCTCAATGAGACGGTTAAGCCGGGGATTGATTTCTGTGCAAAAACAGTTTTACGTTTGGGCGTTGCATTCCTTGGAATTCGCATTACATTTTCGGATATCGGGGCCATCGGATTGAATACCGGATTGATGGTAATCCTTGCAGTTGCAGCCACGGTATCTCTGGGCTTTTTCCTCGCGAAGCTGTTAAAGCTCTCACCAGACTTTGGTTTGATTGCCGGTGGATCTGTTGGTATTTGCGGTGCTTCAGCTGCTTTGGCAGTTGCGTCAGTGCTGCCAAAATCAAAAGAGAATGAGCGCTTTACTTTGTTGGTGGTGGTTGGTGTTACCGTACTCTCCACTATTGCAATGGTGGTGTACCCCTTCGCTCTACAGCTGCTCAACATTACCTCATTACCTGCAGGCATCTTTCTAGGCGCTACTATTCATGATGTAGCGCAGGTAGTTGCAGCGGGTATGTTATTTGGGCCTGAGGCAGGGGATGTAGCTACGGTTGTAAAGCTATTCCGAGTTGCACTTCTTCTGCCGGTGGTTTTGTTTATTTCTATTTTCTTTGGCGCTGAGAAATCGTCTCAGCGCTTGGGTTGGGGTAGCCTACGCCTGATACCAACATTCCTATTAGGATTTGTGGCGCTCTCAGTTGTTGCATCCATGCAGATTTTGCCAAGCTCTATTACGCACTCTATTGGTGGCGTTTCCCGCTGGATGTTGGTGATTGCTATTGGTGCGGCTGGATTAAAGACTAATTTTCAAGAGCTGGCTAAGTTAGGCTGCCAGCCTGTAGTGATGCTAGTTGTTGAGACTATATTTATTGCGGCAATCGGATTAATCTTTATTACAAGTACTTTGTAA
- a CDS encoding UxaA family hydrolase translates to MTNLKDATFLGYRRENGRMGIRNHVLILPLDDLSNAACEAVANNIKGAMAIPHSYGRLQFGADLDLHFRTLIGTGCNPNVAAVVVIGIEPQWTKIVVDGIKASGKPVEGFWIEGNGDTATIASASKAAYSMMKHASKQKRVSAPLSELWVSTKCGESDTTSGCGANPTVGDAFDKLYEIGSTLVFGETTELTGGEHLVEARCRTPEVKKKFREMFDRYQDVIERHKTSDLSDSQPTKGNIAGGLTTIEEKALGNIQKIGKKCIVDSVLDKGEEPKIPGLHFMDSSSAAAEMVTLCAAAGFAAHFFPTGQGNVIGNAILPVIKICANPKTVRTMGEHIDVDVSGLLRREENMDDAGNKLLDCLKRTADGELTASEILGHREFVLTRLYESA, encoded by the coding sequence ATGACCAATTTAAAAGACGCGACCTTTTTAGGCTACCGCCGCGAAAACGGCCGCATGGGTATTCGTAATCATGTATTAATTTTGCCTTTAGATGACTTGTCTAACGCGGCTTGTGAAGCAGTAGCAAACAACATCAAAGGTGCAATGGCAATCCCGCACTCCTATGGCCGTTTGCAGTTCGGAGCTGACTTAGACTTGCATTTCCGCACCTTAATTGGAACTGGCTGCAACCCTAACGTAGCTGCTGTTGTAGTTATTGGTATTGAGCCGCAGTGGACAAAGATTGTTGTAGATGGCATCAAAGCTTCTGGCAAGCCAGTAGAAGGCTTCTGGATTGAAGGTAATGGCGACACCGCAACTATTGCTTCTGCAAGCAAAGCTGCCTACAGCATGATGAAGCATGCATCTAAGCAAAAACGCGTGTCTGCACCTCTATCCGAGTTGTGGGTGTCTACTAAGTGTGGCGAGTCCGATACCACTTCTGGTTGCGGTGCAAACCCAACTGTTGGTGATGCATTCGATAAGCTTTATGAAATTGGCTCTACCTTGGTATTTGGTGAGACTACCGAGTTAACTGGTGGTGAGCATTTAGTTGAGGCACGTTGCCGCACTCCTGAAGTAAAGAAAAAGTTTCGCGAGATGTTTGACCGTTACCAGGATGTGATTGAGCGTCACAAGACAAGCGATTTGTCTGACTCTCAGCCAACCAAAGGCAATATTGCAGGTGGTTTAACAACTATCGAAGAGAAAGCACTCGGCAATATCCAAAAAATTGGTAAAAAATGTATTGTGGATAGCGTGCTTGATAAAGGTGAAGAGCCAAAGATTCCTGGACTGCATTTTATGGACTCATCATCAGCAGCAGCTGAAATGGTGACTCTGTGTGCTGCGGCTGGTTTCGCAGCCCATTTCTTCCCAACAGGTCAGGGTAACGTGATTGGCAATGCCATTCTTCCGGTAATTAAGATTTGCGCAAATCCAAAGACTGTTCGTACGATGGGTGAGCACATTGACGTTGATGTGTCCGGCCTATTGCGTCGTGAAGAGAATATGGATGATGCAGGTAATAAGTTGTTAGATTGCTTAAAGCGTACAGCTGACGGCGAATTAACTGCTTCTGAAATCTTGGGTCATCGTGAGTTCGTATTAACTCGTTTATACGAATCTGCTTAA
- a CDS encoding DUF934 domain-containing protein has product MNQKIIYYPKDGKPTVIANEWQVWDGERDEGGIPDLEHGFHKVLVPFHWWITHHKNADVAGRAGKGEIGVWFAADDDILKHPEIIEEGKSLWPVVGAHFPIFRDGRSFSTAALLRDRFEWQGEVRAIGDVIIDQLLQGARVGFDAFELRPDQNLEIALKQFDLFSVVTQNSWRDQRATIA; this is encoded by the coding sequence ATGAATCAAAAAATTATTTATTACCCTAAAGACGGAAAGCCAACCGTGATTGCCAATGAGTGGCAGGTATGGGATGGCGAGCGCGATGAAGGCGGCATTCCAGATTTAGAGCATGGATTTCATAAGGTTCTAGTGCCATTCCACTGGTGGATTACGCATCACAAGAACGCTGATGTAGCCGGTAGAGCAGGTAAAGGCGAGATTGGTGTTTGGTTCGCAGCCGACGATGACATTCTGAAGCACCCTGAAATCATTGAGGAGGGTAAATCACTCTGGCCGGTGGTTGGGGCACATTTCCCTATTTTCAGAGATGGTAGAAGCTTTAGCACTGCTGCTCTTCTAAGAGACCGCTTTGAGTGGCAAGGTGAGGTGCGTGCCATTGGTGATGTCATAATTGACCAGCTTCTACAAGGTGCGCGTGTCGGCTTTGATGCTTTTGAACTGCGCCCAGATCAAAACCTCGAGATTGCTCTCAAACAGTTTGATCTTTTTTCGGTAGTTACGCAAAACAGCTGGCGCGATCAACGCGCAACCATTGCCTAA
- the cobA gene encoding uroporphyrinogen-III C-methyltransferase yields MSTTNTPELGKVFLVGAGPGAADLITLRGARLLAQADIVFHDALVDPTMLELCPQATKVAVGKRCGKLSSAQHFINKRLVDAAKKHQIIIRLKGGDPMMFGRADEEIQALKLAGIEVEVVPGITAALAGAASMQQSLTLRGVSRSVAFVTVAQGRVLGGDNHSKSEHAPLAQPNADTLVYYMGRKDATSIAKQLIEGDTKHDDMTPVHILEAVSTKNERHWSSTLAQLANGEASEWFNTASPALIMIGEALRQKPQVLSSDLDGSCSVLNDGLQNSIVLTNCRRSA; encoded by the coding sequence ATGTCTACAACGAATACTCCAGAGCTTGGTAAGGTTTTTTTGGTCGGGGCGGGCCCTGGTGCTGCAGACCTCATCACTTTGCGTGGTGCAAGATTATTGGCGCAGGCAGATATCGTATTTCATGATGCCTTGGTGGATCCAACAATGTTGGAGCTTTGCCCTCAAGCAACAAAGGTAGCCGTAGGTAAGCGTTGCGGCAAGCTCTCTTCCGCGCAGCATTTTATTAATAAGCGCTTAGTAGATGCGGCAAAAAAGCATCAAATCATTATTAGGCTAAAAGGTGGCGACCCGATGATGTTTGGTCGTGCTGATGAAGAAATCCAAGCACTCAAGCTAGCTGGTATTGAAGTGGAAGTCGTGCCTGGCATTACTGCTGCTTTAGCTGGTGCTGCTTCTATGCAGCAATCACTCACCTTGCGAGGCGTTAGTAGAAGTGTAGCTTTTGTCACTGTAGCGCAAGGACGAGTCCTAGGTGGCGACAATCATTCAAAATCAGAACATGCCCCTCTGGCGCAACCCAATGCAGATACCTTGGTGTATTACATGGGGCGTAAAGATGCAACAAGTATTGCTAAGCAATTAATTGAGGGTGATACCAAGCACGACGATATGACGCCTGTCCATATTTTAGAGGCTGTCAGTACTAAGAATGAACGTCATTGGTCCAGTACCCTTGCTCAATTAGCTAATGGTGAAGCAAGTGAGTGGTTTAACACCGCTTCACCAGCATTAATTATGATTGGCGAAGCGTTAAGACAAAAGCCACAAGTACTGTCCTCAGACTTAGATGGTTCTTGCAGCGTACTCAATGATGGACTGCAAAACAGCATCGTCCTCACCAACTGCCGGCGTAGCGCTTAA